Proteins encoded within one genomic window of Vanrija pseudolonga chromosome 3, complete sequence:
- the shmt2 gene encoding Serine hydroxymethyltransferase 2, with the protein MFLRSIASPLRTSLRQTSLKPIARMSSSIPVPQDFNKVLYEDISVADPEVADLIEKETWRQFSGLELIASENLTSLAVMQANGSILTNKYSEGLPGARYYGGNEYIDILENLTRERALKAFNLDPTKWGVNVQPYSGSTANFAAFTALINPQDRIMGLGLPDGGHLTHGYYTAKKKITASSIYFQSFPYRVDPKTGIIDYEQLATNANLFKPRLVVCGGSAYPRDWDYAAIRKIADGQGAYMLSDMAHISGLVAAAEQNSPFDYCDVVTTTTHKTLRGPRAGLIFFRKDKGDDLENRVNAAVFPACQGGPHNNTIAGIAVALKQAAAPEFKEYAKQVRANAAAIAQVLFKHGYRLQTDGTENHLILWDLRPIGLTGSKIEKISDAVHITLNKNAVAGDTSALVPGGIRIGSSAITSRSMKEKDAEQVAEFLHRIVQIALKTQEEAGSKLLKDFVKTFESPNTESAKLVAQLKEDVKTFSVSFPLPGVPDSSKIKRFD; encoded by the exons ATGTTCTTGAGGTCTATCGCTTCTCCCCTCCGCACTTCCCTCCGTCAAACCTCTCTCAAGCCCATCGCAAGGATGTCGTCTTCTATCCCTGTCCCCCAGGACTTT AACAAGGTTCTCTACGAGGACATCTCGGTtgccgaccccgaggtcgccgacctcatcgagAAGGAGACCTGGCGTCAGTTCTCGGGTCTCGAGCTCATTGCTTCGGAG AACCTTACCTCGCTTGCTGTCATGCAGGCCAACGGTTCGATCCTCACCAACAAGTACTCGGAGGGTCTCCCCGGTGCCCGTTACTACGGTGGTAACGAGTACATTGACATCCTCGAGAACCTCACCCGCGAGCGTGCCCTCAAGGCCTTCAACCTCGACCCCACCAAGTGGGGCGTCAACGTCCAGCCCTACTCGGGCTCGACTGCCAACTTTGCCGCCTTCACCGCCCTGATCAACCCCCAGGACCGTATCATGGGTCTCGGCCTCCCCGACGGTGGCCACCTTACCCACGGCTACTACACTGCCAAGAAGAAGatcaccgcctcgtcgatctACTTCCAGTCGTTCCCTTACCGTGTCGACCCCAAGACCGGCATCATCGACTACGAGCAGCTCGCTACCAACGCCAACCTCTTCAAGCCccgtctcgtcgtctgcgGTGGCTCGGCTTACCCCCGTGACTGGGACTACGCCGCCATCCGCAAGATTGCCGACGGCCAGGGCGCCTACATGCTCTCGGACATGGCCCACATCTCGGGtctcgttgccgccgccgagcagaaCTCGCCCTTTGACTACTGCGACGttgtcaccaccaccacccacaagACCCTCCGTGGCCCCCGTGCCGGTCTCATCTTCTTCCGCAAGGACAAGGGAGACGACCTCGAGAACCGCGTCAACGCCGCCGTTTTCCCCGCCTGCCAGGGTGGCCCCCACAACAACACCATTGCCGGTATCGCCGTTGCCCTCAagcaggctgctgctcccgAGTTCAAGGAGTACGCCAAGCAGGTCCGTGCCAACGCCGCTGCCATCGCCCAGGTCCTTTTCAAGCACGGCTACCGCCTCCAGACCGACGGCACCGAGAACCACCTCATCCTCTGGGACCTCCGCCCCATCGGCCTCACTGGTTCCAAGATTGAGAAGATCTCAGACGCCGTTCACATCACATTGAACAAGAACGCAGTTGCGG GCGACACCTCGGCTCTCGTCCCCGGTGGTATCCGCATCGGCTCTTCGGCCATCACCTCGCGTTCGAtgaaggagaaggacgctgagcaggtcgccgagtTCCTGCACCGTATTGTCCAGATCGCCCTCAAGACCCAGGAGGAGGCTGGCTccaagctcctcaaggacTTTGTCAAGACCTTCGAGTCGCCCAACACCGAGTCGGCCAAGCTCGTTGcccagctcaaggaggacgtTAAGACCTTCTCCGTCTCGTTCCCGCTCCCG